The following proteins are co-located in the Flectobacillus major DSM 103 genome:
- a CDS encoding c-type cytochrome, with amino-acid sequence MSKYLFILLSALGLLACESKDELKLKQYYIDGQALYKTHCANCHQIDGKGLAGLYPPIAGSDFLKNNKNLIICAMRNGLHDTIVVNGKKYHQPMPANKQLHAIDVAEITTFIYNEWGGEKIITDVKATKKILDACNQP; translated from the coding sequence ATGTCAAAATACTTATTTATCCTGTTATCAGCATTAGGGTTATTGGCTTGTGAGAGCAAGGATGAACTCAAACTAAAGCAGTATTATATTGATGGGCAGGCTTTGTATAAAACCCACTGTGCCAACTGCCATCAAATCGACGGAAAAGGACTGGCGGGGTTGTATCCGCCAATTGCAGGCTCAGATTTTTTGAAAAACAATAAAAACCTGATTATCTGTGCTATGCGAAATGGACTCCATGATACGATTGTTGTAAACGGGAAAAAATACCACCAACCAATGCCTGCCAACAAGCAATTGCATGCAATTGATGTAGCCGAAATCACAACGTTTATTTATAATGAATGGGGAGGCGAAAAAATAATTACAGATGTAAAGGCGACAAAGAAGATTTTGGATGCTTGTAATCAACCTTAA
- the lptC gene encoding LPS export ABC transporter periplasmic protein LptC: MMIVKFLNSLINKNNKAVNILAFRKKYLLLPFWALVLLSACRKEEKVSKREIYNGPISELHGINMSYTDSARVVVKMSTETQLTLQNEDKVYPKEVRIFFFDKMGNNTTTLRGDSARFVRAKNLYHIMGRVLINNQVKHETLQTDELFWNPDFKKVYTDKPVDVTTPEQVLHGVGMDANQDFTEYTLRKVKGVVRVNNMPQ, encoded by the coding sequence ATGATGATAGTGAAATTTTTGAATAGTCTTATCAATAAAAATAACAAAGCAGTAAATATTCTAGCCTTTAGGAAGAAATATTTACTGCTTCCTTTTTGGGCTTTGGTGCTACTGAGTGCCTGTAGGAAAGAAGAGAAGGTCTCGAAAAGAGAGATTTATAATGGGCCCATTTCAGAGCTTCATGGTATCAATATGAGCTATACTGATTCTGCTCGTGTCGTAGTAAAAATGTCGACAGAAACCCAACTTACCTTACAAAATGAAGATAAAGTGTATCCTAAAGAGGTAAGAATTTTTTTCTTCGACAAAATGGGTAATAATACCACTACACTACGTGGCGACTCAGCAAGGTTTGTCCGAGCCAAAAACCTATATCATATTATGGGTAGAGTGCTGATTAATAACCAAGTAAAACACGAAACCTTACAAACTGATGAGCTTTTTTGGAATCCAGATTTCAAGAAAGTATATACCGATAAGCCTGTAGACGTGACTACCCCCGAACAAGTGTTGCATGGGGTAGGAATGGATGCCAATCAAGATTTTACTGAATATACACTGCGTAAAGTAAAAGGCGTGGTACGGGTAAATAATATGCCTCAATAA